A single genomic interval of Musa acuminata AAA Group cultivar baxijiao chromosome BXJ3-4, Cavendish_Baxijiao_AAA, whole genome shotgun sequence harbors:
- the LOC135584497 gene encoding enoyl-[acyl-carrier-protein] reductase [NADH] 1, chloroplastic-like — protein sequence MGASAAAGLQAVVARPYIISPTRMFTSTTTISGFNLKVAKQGLTNSSGIFSRQSLCERYPSASSKNCRVVTRAMSGETEKGTAYGLPIDLRGKRAFIAGVADDNGYGWAIAKALAAAGAEIIVGTWVPALNIFETSLRRGKFDESRRLPNGSLMEISKIYPLDAIYDTPEDVPEDVKTNKRYAGCSNWTVKEVAESVKNDFGSIDILVHSLANGPEVTKSLLETSRRGYLAAISASSYSFVSLLQHFLPIMNSGGASISLTYIASERTIPGYGGGMSSAKAALESDTRVLAFEAGRKGQIRVNTISAGPLGSRAAKAIGFIEKMIDYSYSNAPLQKELLADEVGNTAAFLVSPLASAVTGSVVYVDNGLNTMGFAIDSSTLAT from the exons ATGGGGGCATCCGCAGCTGCTGGCTTGCAAGCTGTGGTAGCACGGCCTTACATCATTTCTCCTACACGAATGTTCACATCGACGACAACAATTTCTGGGTTCAACCTGAAAGTAGCCAAACAAGGATTAACAAACTCATCTGGCATCTTCTCTCGCCAATCTCTATGTGAGAGATATCCGTCAGCCTCCTCAAAGAACTGCAGAGTTGTTACTAGGGCAATGTCTGGGGAAACTGAGAAAGGGACTGCATATGGGTTGCCTATTGATCTAAGAG GTAAGAGAGCATTTATTGCTGGAGTGGCTGATGACAATGGCTATGGTTGGGCAATTGCAAAGGCTCTTGCTGCTGCTGGGGCTGAAATTATCGTTGGTACATGGGTGCCT GCACTAAACATTTTTGAGACAAGCTTAAGGCGTGGAAAATTTGACGAGTCACGTCG ATTGCCAAATGGTTCACTTATGGAGATCTCCAAAATATATCCTCTTGATGCTATTTATGATACACCTGAGGATGTTCCAGAAGAT GTCAAGACAAATAAACGTTATGCAGGATGTTCAAACTGGACTGTTAAG GAAGTTGCTGAATCTGTGAAGAATGATTTTGGCAGCAttgacattcttgtgcattctcttGCCAATGGCCCGGAG GTAACCAAGTCACTGTTGGAGACATCTAGAAGAGGATACCTTGCTGCGATCTCAGCATCAAGTTACTCTTTTGTTTCATTGCTCCAGCATTTCCTCCCAATAATGAATTCAG GGGGTGCTTCAATATCTCTAACATACATTGCCTCTGAAAGAACTATCCCAGG ATATGGTGGTGGAATGAGTTCAGCAAAAGCAGCCTTGGAGAGTGATACCAGA GTGCTGGCTTTTGAAGCTGGAAGAAAAGGCCAAATTAGAGTCAATACAATATCTGCAG GGCCATTGGGAAGTCGAGCTGCAAAAGCTATTGGATTCATTGAAAAGATGATAGATTATTCATACTCTAATGCACCTCTGCAGAAAGAATTGCTCGCAG ATGAAGTTGGCAACACGGCAGCTTTCTTGGTATCCCCACTAGCTTCAGCAGTGACAGGTTCTGTTGTGTATGTGGACAATGGTCTGAACACCATGGGATTCGCAATCGATAGCTCAACGCTAGCAACATAA
- the LOC135636824 gene encoding uncharacterized protein LOC135636824, which yields MKASLELREDRSPLLRAKLPFTALGLPFLSAFTAGDPRDLRLDLSTAFDAGPVVRLSYRPNDTRSPVCLAVRMGTGALGSPIAAPFGMCAEFNPLAWGGGSPFFSVVFKPRLGDFSLKRIARSGSGTPPPQAGFGSTVPENGFHDGKSVNGFGPGVASVDDARSLLFGTELRASSVLPLRGPTALRFRWGVRLPAELRIANGEDPAAGDGISFRRLPQLVMTKITIEHMVERNKAREQKSESATGVVAEPWSSVKQHLEALRAENGVLKRDVRQLCAEVFARRQAPTSGGAQVKEWRGVERGGKAEMRPPPPSAPTDTKDRRIDGKSLRTGVKARTEDVNEELKKALMAATGSSGK from the coding sequence ATGAAGGCATCCCTCGAGCTCCGGGAGGATCGGAGTCCCCTGTTGCGAGCCAAGCTCCCTTTCACCGCCCTCGGCCTCCCTTTCCTCTCTGCCTTCACAGCCGGCGACCCCCGCGACCTCCGCCTCGACCTCAGCACCGCCTTCGACGCCGGCCCCGTCGTTCGCCTCTCCTACCGCCCCAACGACACCCGCAGCCCCGTCTGTCTCGCCGTAAGGATGGGGACCGGGGCCCTCGGCTCCCCGATCGCCGCCCCCTTCGGCATGTGCGCTGAGTTCAACCCCCTCGCATGGGGCGGAGGCAGCCCCTTCTTCTCCGTCGTTTTCAAGCCCCGCCTCGGCGACTTCTCCCTCAAAAGGATCGCTCGATCCGGATCAGGCACGCCTCCGCCGCAGGCTGGCTTCGGATCCACAGTTCCGGAGAATGGTTTCCACGACGGTAAGAGCGTGAACGGGTTCGGCCCCGGGGTCGCCTCCGTCGACGATGCCCGCAGCCTGCTTTTCGGCACAGAGCTCCGAGCGAGCAGTGTCCTTCCGCTGCGAGGGCCAACGGCCCTGAGGTTCCGCTGGGGGGTAAGGCTGCCGGCGGAGCTCCGCATCGCGAATGGCGAGGACCCCGCGGCGGGAGATGGGATCTCGTTCCGGAGGCTTCCACAGCTCGTGATGACTAAGATCACGATCGAGCACATGGTGGAACGTAATAAGGCACGGGAACAGAAGAGCGAGTCCGCCACCGGGGTGGTGGCCGAGCCGTGGTCGTCGGTGAAGCAGCACCTGGAGGCGTTGAGGGCAGAGAACGGAGTTCTCAAAAGGGACGTGCGGCAGCTTTGTGCCGAGGTCTTCGCGAGAAGGCAGGCCCCGACATCCGGCGGAGCCCAGGTCAAGGAATGGAGGGGCGTCGAACGGGGCGGAAAGGCTGAGATGAGGCCTCCACCACCATCGGCGCCGACGGATACCAAAGATAGGCGAATCGACGGGAAGTCGCTGCGAACTGGAGTCAAAGCGCGTACGGAGGACGTGAACGAGGAGCTGAAGAAGGCGCTGATGGCTGCCACCGGCTCCTCCGGGAAGTGA
- the LOC135636825 gene encoding non-structural maintenance of chromosomes element 4 homolog A-like gives MARAVKRKPETRGGTAAEVLGGEHGGSSDAGRRRQGTADRRILRSRYIAVKNLISSKREDITSAKSERFNSIITEVESLHEHVQRPREQVADAEALLDIANTLLTSVRSQTSNGVTPSDFVTALLRNFGQQQGEANIENIPVFNWDDIGHAASHVFRTAPGCPTMIGPMYTELKQRKVVVQRKRTRATESSHPDELVDAGSEVKADTEKNMSTIFEILRRKRNVRLENLVLNRGSFSETVENIFALSFLVKDGRAEITVDDSGHHLVSPRNAPKPSAVASGEVSYSHFIFRFDFKDWKLMMDSVAAGEELMPHRTFAMDDVVG, from the exons ATGGCGAGGGCTGTTAAGAGAAAGCCGGAAACCAGGGGCGGGACGGCGGCAGAGGTGTTGGGAGGCGAGCACGGCGGCAGCAGCGACGCCGGGCGGCGCCGGCAAGGGACGGCAGACCGCCGTATTCTTCGATCTCGTTACATTGCCGTCAAGAACCTCATCAGCA GTAAACGGGAGGATATCACAAGCGCTAAATCGGAGAGGTTTAATTCGATCATCACGGAAGTGGAAAGCTTGCATGAACATG TTCAGAGACCTAGGGAACAAGTTGCAGATGCTGAGGCTCTACTGGACATTGCCAATACCTTGTTAACCTCAGTTAGGTCCCAAACAAGCAATGGAGTGACACCTTCTGATTTTGTGACTGCATTGCTAAGGAATTTTGGTCAACAACAAGGTGAAGCAAATATTGAGAATATTCCAGTTTTCAACTGGGATGACATTGGTCATGCAGCTTCTCATGTTTTTAGGACTGCTCCTGGATGCCCTACGAT GATCGGTCCCATGTATACTGAATTGAAACAGCGCAAGGTGGTTGTTCAGAGAAAACGAACAAGGGCTACTGAAAGCAGTCATCCTGATGAG CTCGTTGATGCTGGGTCTGAGGTGAAGGCTGATACCGAAAAGAATATGTCAACCATATTTGAGATCTTACGGAGGAAGAGAAACGTAAGGCTGGAAAATCTAGTGCTGAACAGGGGATCTTTCTCCGAGACTGTAGAGAATATATTTGCCctctcatttcttgttaaggatggAAGAGCTGAGATTACGGTGGATGATAGTGGGCATCACCTAGTTT CTCCAAGAAATGCTCCCAAACCCTCTGCAGTGGCATCTGGCGAAGTATCATACAgtcatttcattttcagattcgatTTTAAAGACTGGAAG TTGATGATGGATTCTGTTGCTGCTGGGGAAGAGCTAATGCCGCATAGAACTTTTGCAATGGATGATGTGGTAGGTTAA